From Candidatus Pedobacter colombiensis, one genomic window encodes:
- a CDS encoding SusC/RagA family TonB-linked outer membrane protein — translation MRKLLQSLFILMFVAGAAMAQDRTVTGTVTGKDDGLPIPGVSVKIVGTANGTSTDANGKYALKVAAGQASIEFSSLGYLPVIIPVASSNVVNVVLGTDTRQLGEVVVTAMGITRTAKSLGYSVTTVKGDDLTKARETNVINSLAGKVAGVRVTSQSGTVGGSAKIIIRGASSFNSGSTSNQPIFVIDGLPVDNGAPQVNTIPTSSVPQGSAGSDYGNRAGDLNSDDIESVTVLKGAAATALYGARAKNGAIVITTKKGKKGQGSVTFNSSTRFDDILKLPDFQNEYAQGNQGVYNANNALNSPNVNGWGPKISEVQDMQFTNYLNQRVTLQAYPDNVKDFYNTGKTYINSVAFEGGGESGDYRFGFTNTTQNGIIPNEQLRKNVLSLNAGRTVLPGLDIRTNVNYTRTAADGRPVQSSNNPSVLQSVVYGLPRTLDIGVLKNNYVDPITGQQITLTAARNGNNPYWIVNNNNFSNVVDRVYGNGIVTYKPLSWLSISDNLGTDFYNEYRKGVTRQGTIGSLTGDFYAANIYNRIINNDFIITADHKLTEDLSLKVIAGYNVFESFYRRDLTDAQQLTIDGLYNYANAASVVTTNTSNKKRIQGVYGDVGLSYKDYLFLNVTGRNDWSSTLPVSNRSYFYPSVSSSFVFSEVVPKSDWFNYGKLRASYANVGSDTDPYQGAYTYAPIAAAFAQYGYGSTFPFNGVLAFSSPATIPNLTLKPQNQASFEVGTELRFLNNRVNLDFTYYNSKTSDQIVSLPLPQSTGFSAALRNAGSVKNTGVEVTLGLVPLKTTDFTWNLDINFSKNNQKIELPKELASYPLASGWSGLSIKAESGKSFGIYGTAWSRDASGNLIIDPATGLRQVKSEQRLGNMTPDWLGGISNTFSYKGASLSFLVDMRKGGVIFSNTASSLRVNGLAKETLLNRGNIFIDKGVNPNGAVNTTPVTSMQEYWAQYGTTNTEANIFDASYVKLREVRLSYQLPSRFLQRNVKFFKSAEIGIEGRNLWIIHDNVPHIDPEANFFGSDSVAEGVEFNSVPSTRTIGFNLRVKI, via the coding sequence ATGAGAAAACTTTTACAAAGTTTGTTCATTTTGATGTTCGTTGCGGGAGCTGCGATGGCACAAGATAGAACAGTTACTGGTACGGTTACAGGAAAGGACGACGGACTACCAATCCCGGGAGTTTCTGTAAAAATTGTTGGTACTGCGAATGGTACGTCAACAGATGCAAATGGTAAATACGCTCTTAAGGTTGCAGCAGGGCAAGCTTCAATTGAATTTTCTTCTCTTGGCTATTTGCCTGTAATTATTCCTGTTGCGTCATCCAATGTAGTAAATGTTGTTTTAGGAACCGATACCAGGCAACTGGGTGAAGTTGTTGTTACTGCAATGGGTATTACAAGAACCGCAAAATCACTGGGATATTCGGTTACTACAGTCAAGGGTGATGATTTAACCAAAGCAAGAGAAACGAATGTGATTAATTCACTTGCGGGTAAAGTTGCAGGTGTTAGGGTTACTTCTCAATCTGGTACTGTAGGAGGTTCTGCGAAGATCATCATTCGAGGAGCATCTTCCTTTAACTCTGGAAGTACATCGAATCAGCCAATTTTTGTGATTGATGGTTTGCCGGTTGACAATGGCGCTCCTCAAGTAAACACAATTCCAACTAGTTCTGTGCCACAAGGTAGTGCTGGTTCTGATTATGGTAACAGGGCTGGAGATTTAAACTCTGATGATATTGAGTCGGTTACAGTGCTTAAAGGGGCTGCTGCTACTGCTTTATATGGTGCAAGAGCAAAAAATGGTGCCATTGTTATTACTACAAAAAAGGGGAAAAAGGGTCAGGGTTCGGTTACATTTAACTCTTCGACTCGCTTTGATGATATTTTGAAACTTCCTGATTTTCAGAATGAGTATGCTCAAGGTAATCAAGGTGTTTATAACGCAAACAATGCGCTAAACAGTCCAAACGTTAATGGTTGGGGACCTAAAATAAGTGAGGTTCAAGATATGCAATTCACCAATTATTTAAACCAGAGAGTTACACTTCAGGCGTATCCTGATAATGTTAAGGATTTTTACAATACAGGAAAAACTTATATTAATTCAGTTGCTTTTGAGGGAGGGGGAGAATCGGGCGATTATCGCTTTGGTTTTACAAACACAACCCAAAATGGAATTATTCCGAACGAACAGCTAAGAAAGAATGTGTTGAGTCTTAATGCAGGAAGAACGGTTCTACCTGGACTAGATATTCGTACTAATGTGAATTATACGCGTACTGCAGCGGATGGACGTCCAGTTCAAAGTTCTAATAATCCGAGTGTTTTACAATCTGTAGTTTATGGTTTGCCTAGGACGCTAGATATTGGGGTGTTAAAAAATAATTATGTTGATCCAATTACTGGTCAACAGATTACATTAACGGCTGCAAGAAATGGAAATAATCCTTATTGGATCGTAAATAACAATAACTTTTCAAATGTTGTTGACCGTGTTTATGGTAATGGTATTGTGACATATAAACCTTTAAGCTGGCTTAGTATTTCTGATAATCTTGGTACTGACTTTTACAATGAGTATAGAAAGGGTGTTACAAGACAAGGAACTATCGGCTCTTTAACTGGAGATTTTTATGCGGCTAATATTTATAACAGAATCATAAACAATGATTTCATCATTACAGCAGATCATAAATTGACAGAGGATCTAAGTTTGAAAGTAATAGCGGGTTATAATGTTTTTGAAAGCTTTTATCGTAGAGATTTGACAGATGCTCAACAATTGACTATTGATGGCTTGTATAACTATGCAAATGCAGCTAGTGTAGTTACAACGAATACAAGTAATAAAAAACGTATTCAGGGTGTTTATGGAGATGTTGGCTTGTCTTATAAAGATTATTTATTCTTAAACGTAACAGGAAGAAATGACTGGTCATCTACTTTGCCGGTAAGCAACAGATCTTATTTTTATCCTTCCGTGAGTTCTAGCTTTGTGTTTAGCGAGGTTGTACCAAAAAGTGATTGGTTTAATTATGGTAAATTGAGAGCAAGTTATGCGAACGTTGGTAGTGATACAGATCCATACCAAGGCGCATATACTTATGCACCAATTGCTGCTGCTTTTGCGCAGTATGGTTATGGTTCCACATTCCCTTTTAATGGCGTCTTGGCTTTCAGTAGTCCAGCTACAATTCCTAACTTGACTTTAAAACCGCAAAATCAGGCTTCATTTGAGGTTGGTACAGAATTAAGGTTTTTAAATAACCGTGTTAATCTAGATTTTACCTATTATAACTCAAAAACTAGCGATCAAATTGTAAGTCTACCGCTTCCTCAGTCAACAGGGTTTTCTGCAGCGCTTAGAAATGCGGGCTCAGTAAAGAATACAGGAGTAGAGGTAACTTTGGGATTGGTTCCTTTAAAAACAACTGATTTTACCTGGAATTTGGATATTAACTTTTCAAAGAACAATCAAAAGATCGAATTGCCAAAAGAACTTGCTTCATACCCACTGGCGAGTGGTTGGAGTGGATTGTCTATTAAAGCTGAATCAGGTAAATCGTTTGGTATTTACGGAACAGCTTGGTCGAGAGATGCTTCTGGCAACCTGATTATTGATCCGGCTACAGGCTTAAGACAAGTTAAAAGTGAACAACGATTGGGTAATATGACCCCTGATTGGTTAGGTGGCATAAGTAATACATTCTCTTATAAAGGAGCTTCTCTTAGCTTCTTAGTAGATATGAGAAAAGGAGGAGTTATTTTCTCAAACACAGCATCTAGTTTGAGAGTGAATGGATTGGCTAAAGAAACACTCTTGAATAGAGGAAATATCTTTATTGATAAAGGAGTTAACCCGAATGGAGCTGTAAATACAACGCCAGTAACTAGTATGCAAGAATATTGGGCTCAGTATGGTACAACTAATACAGAAGCAAATATTTTTGACGCGTCATACGTAAAGTTAAGAGAAGTTAGGTTGTCGTATCAATTGCCATCGAGGTTTCTACAAAGAAATGTGAAATTCTTTAAATCTGCAGAGATTGGTATTGAGGGACGTAATTTATGGATAATCCATGATAACGTTCCTCATATTGACCCTGAGGCTAACTTTTTTGGTTCAGATAGCGTTGCTGAAGGAGTTGAATTTAACTCTGTGCCGTCTACCAGAACAATTGGGTTTAATTTAAGGGTTAAAATTTAA
- a CDS encoding SusD/RagB family nutrient-binding outer membrane lipoprotein, whose protein sequence is MRKFIYTFSVIATLLTLSSCKKYLDINKNPNAATTVDPKLLFSYASVAYINLRSSGDMYIPMALAGQSVSAGGNNPTGWSGGDPSPDIYTFSSNFFNNSWVSLYVRGGANLQQAIRLSETASPVNNNAAAQCKVLLAMMVYDITTTFGDVPYTEAWNSDILYPHFDPQKTVLEGTLTLLDKALAQFDESSPLKIGANADGYDLFYKGDIPKWKKLAKSLKLRTLLTMVDADETKKAAIAALINDGTSFVGSAADNCLIPYQDVAGKRNPKYAISLQYNGGLNFFFATKPVTDIMDPATGGPAISDPRLPKFFDKPAGQTKYIGVVPGADAFDAINPRIAASLQSAAAPEVMYTYQEQLFNEAEIYARGLGVPVDLTTATARFRNGVEASCLYFGVPAAAAKSYADQFNTVFANQAVAIQTIHAQQWVDKMDRGLDAFTQWRRSGPEGSEVPVLTLPIGAPAGPIFRRFEYPITNELSRNPNAPATIKYNVKMWFDL, encoded by the coding sequence ATGAGAAAATTTATATATACGTTTAGTGTTATAGCAACATTGTTAACACTATCATCATGCAAAAAGTATTTGGATATTAATAAGAATCCAAATGCGGCAACAACTGTAGATCCTAAATTGTTATTTTCTTACGCCTCTGTTGCTTATATCAATTTAAGATCAAGTGGAGATATGTATATTCCTATGGCTTTGGCTGGGCAGTCAGTTAGTGCCGGTGGAAATAATCCAACAGGATGGTCGGGTGGAGATCCAAGTCCTGATATTTACACTTTTTCTTCTAACTTTTTTAACAACAGCTGGGTATCTCTTTATGTTAGGGGAGGCGCAAATTTACAACAAGCGATTAGACTTTCGGAAACTGCGAGTCCAGTAAATAATAATGCAGCTGCTCAGTGTAAGGTTTTGTTGGCGATGATGGTTTATGATATCACGACTACTTTTGGAGATGTTCCTTACACGGAAGCATGGAATTCTGACATACTTTATCCGCATTTTGATCCTCAGAAAACTGTTTTGGAAGGGACACTAACGTTACTTGATAAGGCGTTGGCTCAATTTGATGAGTCAAGTCCATTGAAAATTGGCGCTAATGCCGATGGATACGATCTTTTTTATAAAGGAGATATTCCTAAATGGAAAAAATTAGCCAAATCATTGAAATTGAGGACGTTGTTGACTATGGTTGATGCTGATGAAACAAAAAAAGCGGCTATTGCAGCTTTAATTAACGATGGTACGAGTTTTGTTGGTTCTGCTGCTGATAACTGCCTAATTCCATATCAGGATGTGGCAGGGAAAAGAAATCCGAAATATGCCATTAGCTTGCAATATAATGGCGGCTTAAATTTCTTTTTTGCGACTAAACCTGTTACGGATATCATGGATCCAGCTACAGGTGGGCCGGCGATAAGTGATCCTAGGCTTCCTAAGTTCTTCGATAAGCCTGCGGGACAAACGAAATACATTGGAGTAGTTCCTGGAGCTGATGCATTTGATGCAATTAATCCAAGAATTGCTGCTTCGTTGCAGTCAGCTGCAGCTCCAGAGGTGATGTATACCTACCAAGAGCAACTATTTAACGAAGCTGAAATATACGCTAGGGGACTTGGTGTACCTGTGGATTTAACGACTGCTACGGCTCGTTTTCGCAATGGGGTTGAAGCTTCATGTCTCTATTTTGGGGTTCCTGCAGCTGCTGCCAAAAGTTATGCAGATCAATTTAATACTGTGTTTGCTAATCAGGCTGTAGCCATCCAAACTATTCATGCTCAACAGTGGGTTGATAAAATGGATAGAGGGTTAGATGCCTTTACACAATGGAGAAGGTCTGGTCCAGAAGGTAGTGAAGTACCGGTGTTGACACTCCCTATTGGCGCACCAGCGGGGCCAATCTTTAGAAGGTTTGAATACCCGATCACTAATGAGCTTTCCAGAAATCCGAATGCTCCGGCAACAATTAAGTATAATGTAAAAATGTGGTTTGATTTATAA
- a CDS encoding LD-carboxypeptidase, translated as MIKQPAYLKKGDKIAIVCPAKKLPGSIAPAITILESWGLQVVIGKTVTADHNQFAGDDTLRAADLQTFLDDPEIRAIIAGRGGYGTIRIIDELNYDKFKTNPKWVIGFSDITILLSDLFARLNIQSIHGQMPYTFDTATPESLESLRRALFGENIKYEYTSIFPGRSGTAEGILVGGNLTLMVMIEGSASEIDYTDKILFLEDVGEHEYSIDRMMRMLKRTGKLSRLKGLIIGAFNEIATESIPFGASPEQVIWDIVKEYDYPICFNFPVGHIDDNRAMVVGRSINLIINQQNVALTQS; from the coding sequence ATGATTAAACAGCCAGCATATTTAAAAAAAGGCGACAAAATTGCAATAGTTTGTCCGGCAAAGAAATTACCAGGGAGTATTGCCCCTGCCATAACCATTCTTGAAAGCTGGGGCTTGCAAGTTGTAATAGGTAAAACCGTTACCGCTGATCACAACCAATTTGCAGGGGATGACACCTTAAGAGCTGCAGATTTACAAACATTTCTCGACGATCCGGAAATCAGGGCCATCATTGCCGGAAGAGGCGGCTACGGTACCATCCGGATTATTGATGAGCTTAACTATGATAAATTTAAAACCAATCCCAAATGGGTCATAGGATTTAGTGACATCACGATATTACTTTCGGATTTATTTGCCCGGTTAAACATTCAAAGCATCCACGGACAGATGCCTTATACATTTGATACAGCAACGCCTGAATCATTAGAGTCTTTAAGAAGGGCTTTGTTTGGCGAGAACATTAAATACGAATATACAAGCATATTTCCCGGAAGATCGGGAACTGCTGAAGGTATCTTAGTTGGGGGCAACTTAACCCTAATGGTGATGATAGAGGGATCCGCTTCTGAGATAGACTACACCGACAAAATCCTGTTTCTGGAAGATGTTGGTGAGCATGAATATTCTATCGACAGAATGATGCGTATGCTAAAACGGACTGGTAAGCTCTCCAGGTTAAAGGGTCTTATCATCGGTGCTTTTAATGAAATTGCAACGGAATCTATTCCTTTTGGAGCCAGCCCGGAACAAGTGATATGGGATATTGTGAAGGAATATGATTATCCGATATGTTTTAACTTCCCTGTAGGTCATATTGATGACAACAGAGCGATGGTTGTTGGAAGATCAATTAACTTGATCATCAACCAACAAAACGTGGCGCTAACTCAATCTTAA
- the metG gene encoding methionine--tRNA ligase translates to MDNSKIKRYTVTAALPYTNGPVHIGHLAGVYLPADTYVRYLRSNKRDVKFICGSDENGVPITLKAKKEGVTPQVIVDKYHKIIGDSFKEFGVSFDIYHRTSSLMHHQTASDFFETLYKKGVFTEEITEQYYDEKAQTFLADRYITGTCPKCGNENAYGDQCENCGSTLNATDLINPKSTLSGEPPVRKETKNWFLPLDKYEDQLRTYIESHKEWKPNVSGQCQSWLNAGLQPRAMTRDLDWGVKVPVKDAEGKVLYVWFDAPIGYISATKELFEYARLDIWNPVAEEYYINPHGVEKGNWEEYWKDEGTKLVHFIGKDNIVFHCIIFPAMLMAHGDYILADNVPANEFLNLEGQKISTSKNWAVWLNEYLEEFKDKQDVLRYVLTATAPETKDNDFTWKDFQARNNNELVAVLGNFINRVVVLTHKYFAGKVPMCMDITPEDKQVIDELAAAPAKISASIESYRFREALGEVMNVARLGNKYLADTEPWKVIKTDEDRVRTILFISLQIAANLEILIEPFLPFTADKLMKMLNYGGHTWAAAGKINLLHRGHQLNEPALLFEKIEDEEVQAQIDKLNKSKEDNNAASAIAAPPKENIQFEDFTSVDIRVATIVAAEKVEKTKKLLKLTLDTGIDQRTVVSGIAEYYKPEDVIGQQVSLVVNLAPREIKGIVSQGMILMSEDADGKLAFVAPTAKHHNGSVIR, encoded by the coding sequence TTGGATAACAGTAAAATAAAAAGATATACCGTTACAGCGGCATTGCCCTATACAAACGGACCGGTACACATAGGACATTTGGCAGGCGTTTATTTACCTGCAGATACTTATGTAAGATACCTGCGCTCTAATAAAAGAGATGTTAAATTTATTTGTGGATCTGATGAAAATGGTGTTCCCATTACGCTAAAGGCGAAAAAGGAAGGCGTGACACCTCAGGTTATTGTTGATAAATACCACAAAATTATAGGTGATTCATTTAAGGAATTTGGCGTTTCTTTTGATATTTATCACAGAACATCATCCTTGATGCACCACCAAACGGCTTCTGATTTTTTTGAAACCTTATACAAGAAAGGGGTTTTTACAGAAGAAATTACCGAGCAGTATTATGATGAAAAGGCACAAACGTTTTTAGCCGATCGTTATATTACCGGAACTTGTCCGAAGTGCGGGAATGAGAATGCTTATGGCGATCAATGTGAGAACTGTGGCAGCACATTAAACGCAACAGATCTAATCAATCCGAAGTCGACCTTATCCGGAGAACCTCCTGTAAGAAAAGAAACCAAGAACTGGTTTTTGCCACTGGATAAATACGAAGATCAGCTTAGAACATATATTGAGAGTCATAAAGAGTGGAAACCAAATGTTTCCGGACAGTGCCAATCGTGGTTAAATGCGGGTTTACAACCTCGTGCCATGACCCGCGATCTGGATTGGGGTGTTAAAGTCCCTGTCAAGGATGCAGAAGGTAAAGTGCTTTATGTTTGGTTTGATGCACCTATAGGCTATATTTCGGCTACTAAAGAGCTTTTTGAATATGCTCGTTTAGACATTTGGAACCCTGTAGCTGAAGAGTATTACATCAACCCACATGGCGTTGAGAAAGGTAATTGGGAAGAATACTGGAAAGATGAAGGAACCAAATTGGTTCATTTTATTGGGAAAGACAATATCGTTTTCCACTGCATAATTTTCCCGGCAATGTTAATGGCTCATGGCGATTATATTTTGGCGGATAATGTTCCGGCTAATGAGTTCCTGAACCTTGAAGGACAGAAGATCTCAACCTCCAAAAATTGGGCTGTTTGGTTAAATGAGTACCTTGAGGAGTTTAAAGATAAGCAGGATGTATTGCGTTATGTTTTAACGGCAACAGCACCTGAGACGAAGGATAACGACTTTACCTGGAAAGATTTCCAGGCGAGAAATAACAATGAGCTGGTTGCAGTATTGGGTAATTTTATCAATAGGGTAGTTGTGCTAACGCATAAATATTTTGCTGGAAAGGTGCCAATGTGTATGGATATTACTCCTGAAGACAAGCAAGTGATAGATGAATTGGCTGCTGCTCCGGCAAAGATTAGTGCTTCCATAGAGAGCTACCGTTTCAGGGAGGCGCTAGGCGAGGTGATGAATGTTGCCCGCTTGGGGAATAAATATCTTGCAGATACTGAGCCATGGAAGGTGATTAAAACCGATGAAGATAGGGTACGTACGATCTTGTTTATCAGTTTACAGATAGCTGCTAATCTGGAGATCTTAATAGAGCCCTTTTTACCATTTACGGCTGATAAGCTGATGAAGATGCTGAATTATGGCGGGCATACCTGGGCAGCTGCGGGTAAGATCAATTTATTGCACAGGGGGCATCAATTGAATGAGCCGGCATTGTTGTTCGAAAAAATCGAAGATGAAGAGGTGCAAGCACAAATAGACAAGCTTAACAAAAGTAAAGAGGATAATAATGCGGCTTCGGCAATTGCTGCGCCACCCAAAGAGAATATTCAGTTTGAGGACTTTACTTCGGTTGATATCCGTGTAGCCACGATTGTTGCAGCCGAAAAGGTTGAAAAGACTAAGAAGCTGTTAAAATTAACGCTGGACACCGGAATAGATCAACGTACAGTAGTATCGGGAATTGCGGAGTATTATAAGCCTGAAGATGTTATTGGACAGCAGGTGAGCCTTGTGGTAAATCTTGCACCACGTGAGATCAAAGGGATTGTGTCGCAGGGTATGATTTTAATGTCTGAGGATGCAGATGGAAAGCTTGCTTTTGTGGCGCCAACTGCTAAACATCATAATGGTAGTGTGATCAGATAA
- a CDS encoding transposase — protein sequence MKDYLDSTPISCKSLGHFFGVDGKRLEEQYARHLSDFSSWDQAEHSENWLLFANNMGEYLSIDETSLSQGELYTILTNKGAKGKKGALVAIVKGTESESIIKVLHRMKEQVRKQVKEVTLDLAPTMTRIVKRSFPKAKLVSDRFHVQQLANEGVQEIRIKHRWDAIEQENKEMDLAREVKKPWIPELLENGDTIKQLLARSRYLLFKKEVNWTPSQNHRAELLFKLYPDLQQAYKVSQELSSILSHSKTKMIAFKKLALWYNKIEKMGYKSFNTISRTVQNNYETILNYFDNRSTNASAESFNAKIKAFRTQFRGVRNVKFFLFRLSKIYA from the coding sequence TTGAAAGACTATTTGGATTCCACCCCAATAAGCTGTAAAAGTCTTGGCCATTTCTTTGGTGTTGACGGAAAGCGTCTGGAAGAGCAATATGCCCGCCATTTAAGTGATTTTAGCAGCTGGGATCAGGCGGAACACTCTGAGAATTGGCTGCTTTTTGCTAATAATATGGGGGAATATTTATCAATTGATGAAACTAGCCTTTCACAAGGAGAGCTCTATACAATACTGACTAATAAAGGGGCAAAAGGGAAGAAAGGTGCTTTGGTAGCAATTGTAAAGGGTACTGAAAGCGAGTCGATCATAAAGGTTCTTCACAGAATGAAGGAGCAGGTAAGGAAACAAGTAAAAGAAGTAACCCTTGATCTGGCTCCGACAATGACCAGAATAGTAAAAAGGAGTTTTCCAAAAGCAAAGCTTGTTTCAGATAGGTTCCATGTACAGCAATTGGCTAATGAAGGTGTCCAGGAAATCAGGATTAAACATAGATGGGATGCTATAGAACAGGAAAACAAAGAAATGGATCTAGCCAGAGAAGTAAAGAAGCCTTGGATTCCCGAACTTCTGGAAAATGGAGATACGATAAAACAGTTACTGGCTAGAAGTAGGTATTTGTTATTTAAAAAAGAAGTAAACTGGACTCCTTCACAAAATCACAGGGCAGAACTGTTATTTAAGCTATACCCAGATTTGCAGCAAGCGTATAAAGTCTCCCAGGAACTGTCTTCAATACTCAGCCATTCAAAAACTAAAATGATTGCCTTTAAAAAGTTAGCCTTATGGTATAACAAGATAGAAAAAATGGGTTATAAATCCTTCAATACCATATCAAGAACCGTTCAGAACAATTATGAAACAATATTAAACTACTTTGATAACAGATCCACTAATGCCTCCGCAGAATCTTTTAATGCGAAGATTAAAGCTTTTAGAACGCAATTTAGAGGGGTAAGAAATGTCAAATTTTTCCTATTCAGGTTATCAAAAATATATGCCTAA
- a CDS encoding acyltransferase family protein: MENISPVSNRTFDIFATGLGIKDYSYSNEGYKDLFAHLFFIHNLFDKYYFSINPSFWSLALEMQLYLVYPIFLFIRKWLGIKKTIIIIFLLVPVSYLAVHFMAPHSKLVAPGFISNHWFTWCAGAFLAERYINGQRLFVKSSLIIALFGFIAIILVGFYISVELSAFISVFAWIAFFEWLLHKEINTTTRINKSLAIIGIVSYSIYLIHQPLLHLAIPWFNFLGPKAYWAFFKPIPIFISIFIISYFSYRFIELPSIRFGYLVQKRNRTPNLSNQHILK; encoded by the coding sequence TTGGAGAATATATCCCCCGTATCTAATCGTACTTTTGATATTTTCGCAACAGGATTAGGCATTAAAGATTATTCATATAGCAATGAAGGCTATAAAGATTTATTTGCTCATCTTTTTTTTATCCATAACTTATTCGATAAGTATTACTTTTCCATTAACCCATCTTTCTGGAGTCTAGCACTTGAAATGCAGCTTTACCTCGTATACCCAATATTTTTATTCATAAGAAAATGGTTGGGTATAAAAAAAACAATAATCATTATTTTCCTGTTAGTGCCCGTTTCCTATTTGGCAGTCCATTTTATGGCACCTCATTCAAAATTAGTGGCACCTGGCTTCATTTCTAATCATTGGTTTACCTGGTGTGCCGGAGCTTTTCTTGCTGAGCGATATATAAATGGCCAAAGATTGTTTGTAAAATCTAGTCTGATAATTGCCTTATTCGGTTTTATTGCAATTATATTAGTCGGCTTTTATATCTCAGTTGAATTAAGTGCCTTTATATCTGTGTTTGCGTGGATAGCATTTTTTGAATGGCTATTACATAAAGAAATAAACACAACAACTCGTATAAATAAATCTCTTGCAATAATAGGAATTGTTAGTTATAGCATTTATTTAATACATCAGCCGCTATTACATTTGGCTATTCCTTGGTTTAATTTTTTGGGCCCTAAAGCTTACTGGGCATTTTTCAAGCCTATACCTATATTTATTTCAATATTTATAATATCATATTTTTCATACAGATTCATTGAACTTCCATCAATACGGTTTGGATATTTAGTCCAGAAGAGAAACAGGACACCTAATTTATCAAATCAACATATATTAAAATAA
- a CDS encoding Fic family protein, which produces MAYDRTKPFNDLPLLPPTKDVEDIEILKKLVKTSRALAAANSTVKRLPNPYMLINTIALQEAKASTAIENIFTTEDELYKAVSDSLKENDANIGTKEVLRYREALWQGYDLLRDKAMIDLECITGIFRKIKNSTDGLRAPQSLTVINRGQSEFRAGEIIYTPPRGAGVLEKLMENLLEYLNDDQKHSSDPLIKMCIAHYQFEAIHPFRDGNGRTGRILNLLYLVHKGLLDQPVLYLSKYIIANKDEYYYNLGIVTQRGSWKPWVLYMLEAIEKTSLLTSQLIVSILDQMEATLEHARGRIKWYNKEVNEAIFSQPYIKPKFVGDILGVTSRTTLTKYFVELVDAGILQPIKEGKEVFYINGDLISILEG; this is translated from the coding sequence ATGGCATACGATAGAACTAAGCCCTTTAACGATCTTCCCTTGCTCCCCCCGACTAAAGATGTAGAGGATATAGAAATTTTAAAAAAGCTTGTAAAAACGTCACGGGCACTTGCTGCGGCAAACAGCACAGTAAAAAGATTACCAAATCCATATATGCTGATAAATACGATAGCTTTGCAGGAGGCGAAAGCATCAACAGCGATTGAGAATATTTTTACGACCGAAGACGAACTTTACAAGGCGGTTTCTGATTCACTGAAAGAGAATGATGCTAATATTGGTACTAAGGAGGTGCTAAGGTATAGAGAGGCATTATGGCAAGGATATGATTTGCTTCGCGACAAAGCGATGATAGACTTAGAGTGTATTACTGGGATTTTTAGAAAAATTAAAAATTCTACAGACGGTTTACGTGCTCCTCAATCATTAACAGTGATCAATCGCGGGCAAAGTGAATTTCGTGCAGGTGAGATAATTTATACTCCACCAAGAGGTGCTGGAGTTCTTGAGAAATTGATGGAAAATCTATTAGAGTACCTAAATGACGATCAAAAACATTCTTCTGACCCCTTGATTAAAATGTGCATAGCTCATTATCAATTTGAAGCCATACACCCATTTCGTGATGGAAATGGAAGAACTGGACGCATATTAAACCTGTTGTATTTGGTGCATAAGGGATTATTGGATCAGCCAGTTTTATACTTGTCGAAATACATCATTGCAAATAAGGACGAATATTATTATAATTTGGGTATTGTTACTCAGAGAGGATCTTGGAAACCATGGGTACTTTACATGCTGGAGGCTATAGAGAAGACGTCTCTATTAACAAGTCAATTAATCGTTAGTATTCTAGATCAAATGGAGGCTACCCTAGAGCATGCAAGGGGGCGGATAAAATGGTATAACAAAGAGGTTAATGAAGCAATTTTTAGTCAGCCTTACATTAAGCCTAAGTTTGTTGGTGATATCCTGGGAGTTACTTCAAGGACAACCCTGACTAAATATTTTGTTGAGCTTGTTGATGCAGGTATTCTGCAGCCTATAAAAGAAGGGAAAGAAGTTTTTTATATCAATGGAGATCTGATTTCTATTTTAGAGGGATAG